In Plodia interpunctella isolate USDA-ARS_2022_Savannah chromosome 4, ilPloInte3.2, whole genome shotgun sequence, the sequence TAAACGACCGCCTCAAAGAGGCGGAGAAAAGGGGCATCCTGGCCCCGGAGCCCATCGTTCGGCCGCCACTCGCAGCTGACGCGAAGAGGAAGGAGGCCGAAACACTGGCCTCAAAAACAGGGCGAAATTATGCTGGTGCTGTAGCGGGGGCCACCCTCATGCCCCCAGCTCGACCTGGGCCTGCACCCAAAGCTGTCGCAGGCAAAAAGCAGCCCAAACAAGGGACCGTACAGGCCCAGGTACCCATCGAAACACCTGCCGAAGTGCCTCCGCCCCATGAAGGCGAACAGGGGTGGGCCGAGGTGGTTAGGAGGGGGAAAAAGAAGGGGAACAAACCCTCCCCTTCTGCCCAGCAGGAGCCTACCCCTGTGAAGGCCCCCAAGGCGAGCGCACAGCTGCCCAAAAAAGTGAAATTCACCGCACCCAAGACTTCGGCGGTAGTGGTGACCCTCAAGCCGGAATCCAAACTGGATTACCGCACGGTAATATCGAGGGCCACCACTATCGACCTTTCGTCGATTGGGGTGGATCACGTGTCGGCTGTGCGTGGAACGGCAACGGGGGCCCGCATCATCGAGATACCCGGGGCTGACAGTGGGGCTGCGGCGGACAGCCTCGCAGAGAAGCTCCGGGAGGTCATAGGGACTGAGGCGGAGGTCACAAGGCCCTTCAAGGCGGCGCAAATAAGGGTCTCTGGACTCGATGAGGGAGTGACGCCAGAGGCCCTAAAAGAGGCCACAGCGAGGGCGGGAAAATGTCCACCGGGACAGGTCAGGGTGGGAAACATCCGCATAGCGCTGGATATGACGGCGGCGGTAATCATCACCTGCCCTGTGGCGGCTGCCAACGCCCTAATAGACGAGGGGCGCCTTCTTGTCGGTTGGACAGCTGCCAAGGTCAGGGGGCTGGAGGCCCTGCCCATGCGGTGCTACCGGTGCATGGGCATAGGCCACACCAGAGCCCTCTGTCCGTCCCCGGTGGACAGATCGGAGTTATGCCATCGCTGTGGCAAATCTGGGCATACTTCTTCAGAGTGCGGGGCCAGTGAACCCTGGTGTGCGGTGTGTTATGCGCACAAGTTGGCCGCCAAACACACAATGGGCGGCCCATCGTGCAATCCCCCGCGCACGCGGGGCAAACTGGCCCCTCCTAAGAGGGGAGCCTCCGAGGGCACCACGATGGAGCACTAATGACAGACGGGTCTGCGCAACAGGCTGAGGTGCTGCAGGCCAACGTCAACCACTGCGCCCGTGCACAGGACCTGCTAGTCCAGCACGTGGCGGAGTGGTCTATTGGTGCTGCCGTCGTGGTGGAACCGTATTGTGTCCCCCCCCTTCCTACATGGGTTGGAGATGCGGACGGGCTGGTGGCAATCACCTCTCCCCGAACTGGGGATCGCCCGCCTCTCTCGAGAATCGACAGTGGCCCGGGTTACGCGGCGGCAAGATGGGGAGAGTTTGTCATAGTCGCGGCATACTTCTCCCCCAATAGGCCGCTGCGTGCCTTTGAGGATTTTCTCGAGAGAGTGGGTGAGGTAATTGGGAGAGCGGCACCAGCACCGGTGCTACTGATGGGAGACCTCAATGCTAAGCACTCGGCATGGGGTTCTCCCGTCGACGACCCGAGGGGGGAGGCCCTGTACGATTGGGCTGTGGGCGCGGGGCTTGAAGTCCTGAACCGGGGCAACGTTGATACATGCGTGCGGCGGAACGGGGCGTCGATTGTCGACATATCCCTTGCGAGTCCCGTCATTGCCGCACGCGTTGTAGATTGGCGTGTCCTGGAGGACGTGGAGACCCTCTCAGATCACCGGTACATCCGGATGGGGGTCTCCAACAGGCCCCAGCGGCCCGTACAGGGCTTGAGGGGGCGGGCCCGGAGGTTCCCAAGATGGAGTCTGACTAGCCTCGACAGGGACCTGGCTGAAGAGGCAGCCATGACCGAAGCATGGGCGAGACCCACACCAAGCCGGTCCCTTGGTGTGGATGAGAGGGCAACAGGCCTTCGGGCGTCGCTCACGCGCATATGCGACGCCTCGATGAGGAGATCCGGGCCGCTGCCTGCAAAAACGGCGGTTCACTGGTGGTCGGAGGAAATCGCCGCACTCCGATCCGCCAGTAACCAAGCCCGTCGTGAATATACACGTTGCAGGCGGCGGCGTAATGTTGTGGACGGAGAGGAGGCGCGATTGCACCTCGCTCTCCAGGAGGCCAAAAGGACCCTGTCGACTGCGATAGCCAAGGCCAAGGACGACGCCTTCAAGGAGTTCTTGGCCACGCTCGACAGGGACCCATGGGGGAGGCCATACAGGACCGTACGTAATAAACTGCGATACGCCCCCCCCACGGCCTCCATAGAACCGGATCTCCTCAAACGGATTGTGGAAGGCCTGTTCCCGACGGCTGAAGAGTTTGTTCCTCCGAGGATGTCGGCCCCTGAGCGGGAGTCCACCACGGCGAGCGTGCCACCGGTGACGGATGAGGAATTTGACTGGGGACTAAAGCGACTGGAGGGCCGCAGAAAGGCCCCTGGTCCGGACGGAGTCCCTGGTCAGATACTCCCGGTGGCGGCGAAACACATTGGGAGCCGCCTTAgagaactgttcgacgactgcTTGTCGACGGGGCGGTTCCCAAAGCCGTGGAAAGAAGGCCGGCTAGTCCTTATAAGGAAAGAAGGCCGGCCTGAGGACTCTCCTTCGGGGTGGAGGCCCCTCCTGATGCTGGACGAGACGGGGAAGCTGCTGGAGCGCATTGTCGCAGCCCGAATCGTCCAGCATCTGGACAACGTGGGGCCCAATGTGTCGGACTGCCAATACGGCTTCAGGAAAGGGCGGTCCACCATTGATGCCATCGGGGCCTTGAGGACGTTCTCGGAGGAAGCAATTGAGGAAGGAGGAGGGGCCGTTGGCGTGTCACTTGATATAGCAAACGCCTTCGGCTCCCTCCCTTACGAAGTGATAGAGGAGGCGCTCCGGTATCACGGAGTGCCCCTCTATCTAAGGAACCTCGTGGGGCACTACCTATCAGGAAGGGTGGTGCTCTACGAGGACAGGGATGGGCAGAGAGCGAGGGCGATGACCTGTGGCGTTCCCCAGGGGTCGGTATTAGGCCCCCTGTTGTGGAGCGTCGGTTTCGACTGGGCCATCCGCGCGGCCCTACTCCCCCGGACAATAGTCATCTGCTATGCAGATGACACAATGGTGGCTGTCCGGGGGGAGCAATTGGAGAGCACCCTTAGGGCCGCAGCGGTCGCGGCAGACCTGATGGTCACGCGCATCAGGATGCTGGGGCTGAGGGTGGCCCTCAGTAAATGCGAGGTCATCGCCTTCGGCAGGAAAAGGAAATGGAGACCGCCCTCGAACGAGAGTATTCCCATTGGCGGGGAGAGAGTCCAGGTGAAGCCGCACATGAAGTACCTGGGCATCATCCTGGACTCACGCTGGGACTTCGGGGAGCATTTCCGTCAACTGGCTCCCCGAATAATCAGTGCGGCGTCGGCGATGAGCCGGCTGCTGCCCAATGTCGGAGGGCCTGGTGCCTCGTGCCGTCATCTGTATGCGGGAGTTACCCGCAGCATGGCGTTGTACGGGGCACCGATTTGGTCGGATAGGCTCTCCGCAGCCAATAAGGCCCGGCTGCGTAGGCCACAGAGAGTGGTGGCCAATCGCATCGCCCGGGCCTATGTGACGGTGGCTTGGGCGGCAGCTTGCGCCCTTGCCGGAACCCCGCCATGGGAACTGGAAGCCCAGGTCCAGACAGAGGTGTACCGGGAGCGGGCCAGGTGCAGGTCGCTGCAAATTAGGCTTGCTCCCAGGGAAATGAGGGCGGTCAGGCAGCTGGCCGTGGACAGACTGCTCGAGCGATGGAAAGTTGAGCTGGAAAACTCCCCATATGGCGTAAGAACCATTGGGGCGCTCCTCCCATCGCTCGTAGACTGGGTTGGAAGAGGACACGGTCAGCTGACCTTTAGGATGACGCAGGTAATGACCGGACACGGGTGCTTCGGTCATTACCTGCATAGGATCGGAAGAGAGGAGAGCGCGGTCTGCCATGAGTGTGGGGAGCCGGATGATACGGCCCAGCACACTCTGGCAGACTGCGAAAGGTGGGCGGAGGAGAGGGTGGTCCTCGTGGTCGAATTGGGAGAAGACGACCTTGCGCTGCACAGCGTCGTAGAAAAGATGCTGTGCAGCGAAAGGTGTTGGGATGCGGTGGCTTCCTTCTGCGAGGCTGTCATGTCGCAGAAGGAGGCCGCCGAGAGGGAGCGTGAGGCGCAAGCCAACGCCCCTCAACACAGGAGAGGCAGAGGTGGCAGGCGGCGGGCACGATACGCCCGTCGTCTGTTACGATGAGGACGCCTGGCGAGGCAGAAccggggggcgtcgtggtgAAATGTCCGCGATCCCATGGCGCCCCCATTAACGGTCGGACGGAAAACGCCGCAGGAggttttagtgggtagtccggGCCGACAGCGGCCTGGGAGCCCCACACTCCGGGGGAGATGTTCTTCCCCTGGGTCGCCCGTAAATGGGTTTCCTCCtgcgagaacaaaaaaaaaaaaaaaaaaaaaaaaaaaaaaaaaaaaaaaaaaaaaaaaaaaaaaaaaaaaaaaaaaaaaaaaaaaaaaaaaaaaaaaaaaaaaaaaggttaggttaggttaggttaggttaggttaggttaggttaggttaggttaggttaggttaggttaggttaggttaggttaggttaggttgagTTCGGTTTGGCTCAGCGTTAGGGTTTACAACGCCAATGCGGTGAATCATGAGTTCGCATCTTGGTTAGAGGATTGCTCCCGCGTGTTTTGACGTCGACTACTCAATGTTTCGATGTCTTGCTATGTGGGGTAGATCAATGGGTGAGCAACAAGCTGACAGAGTCCAACGTGACGTCCGCTTCTGTTGTAGCCCGGACAAATCTATTTTcggggtgctactgtcaggaaacctccacgttggctcgatgatttgaaggtttgcttctgtcacttgatctttgattcggtgatagcggcggctgacaagttattgggctggtgcaccctgggcgacggttaataactccccgtttaggggtcttgttagccgttggcaaatgtcctggcaactggtggtgggttacccatgtcgggtaacccaggttggagagccaattggctcagtggctgtgagagaagggggctaagccctctactcttacagccgtggtaggggtcgcgggggaagaggaggggttggtattacggtgcgccgctctccctatcctccgcgaccaggcgcggccatggcgctaACATGGTgatcggtggggccgcaggggaggaggactgccggtattacggtgcgccgctgtccctatcctctgcggccgaatgaggcgcggccatggcgcaggcatggtggtcggtggggccgcagaggaggaggactgccggtattacggtgcgccgctgtccctatcctctgcggccgaataagacggagagccgctgcctccggtctgcttccggactggatggcgtgcggctcgccttggtggttgggggcgcgcctgcgggcgcccccctgaatcggtgggacaagggtcccacccggcggcaggggtcctccagatgtcggagggcccctgagagtggagagtccggtctctggggatagagaccggccagtcgctgaggc encodes:
- the LOC128669556 gene encoding uncharacterized protein LOC128669556, translating into MGRNVAKSSRGRSLTPRGKRSTGGVNEDVGEKTISRSESLYFSDGDSDGSIDLPEIKMGGEKRGQAPKRKASEDVEEAERASNKLSSVTRGRAARRGSYSGTAEARERLRDLSADYAQFERELERAGTSSYLKGTEQTSKRCLVDEHLEVVRAAAQRVLAEAGKSGNLKGTAWRAMNEACHDIIVAAGKIEAQCEESEAVRILRADNKRMREQLSLLQQETKALRTAFAERVTPAPTEAQTAANAPSLEDIRGLLSEWKESFERNMFLKLGGMVNDRLKEAEKRGILAPEPIVRPPLAADAKRKEAETLASKTGRNYAGAVAGATLMPPARPGPAPKAVAGKKQPKQGTVQAQVPIETPAEVPPPHEGEQGWAEVVRRGKKKGNKPSPSAQQEPTPVKAPKASAQLPKKVKFTAPKTSAVVVTLKPESKLDYRTVISRATTIDLSSIGVDHVSAVRGTATGARIIEIPGADSGAAADSLAEKLREVIGTEAEVTRPFKAAQIRVSGLDEGVTPEALKEATARAGKCPPGQVRVGNIRIALDMTAAVIITCPVAAANALIDEGRLLVGWTAAKVRGLEALPMRCYRCMGIGHTRALCPSPVDRSELCHRCGKSGHTSSECGASEPWCAVCYAHKLAAKHTMGGPSCNPPRTRGKLAPPKRGASEGTTMEH